The following coding sequences are from one Triticum aestivum cultivar Chinese Spring chromosome 5A, IWGSC CS RefSeq v2.1, whole genome shotgun sequence window:
- the LOC123102460 gene encoding diacylglycerol kinase 1 isoform X1: MYRMALPSWSDISAYLSEYWSVIAATVIFALVGGVTIYYTINQLNKNISLSLMKAIRARAKKYKKLKDKVPAASHIWRKELGSRSKGLKCCVCLKSVSPPQYLGGTIHECDICGATAHPSCSGNAHKDCKCVSMVGLDHVIHQWAVQWIDTADRSEEDSFCCYCDESCSGAFLAGSPIWYCMWCQRIVHVDCHNNLAKETGDVCDLGPLKRLILSPLCLKELHRTGATGLFSSITSGANELASTVRETIRIRSKMYKKDIGPSQPESPGTAEPQSDTDGDSEGSNTTAKRDDHVNGKLHEVHQSTESEKDKQFIADNATSRPNGQHEMSHAQNNQKYEIVDVPSDSRPLLVFINKRSGAQSGDSLRQRLQILLNPLQVFELGKHQGPEVGLSLFRKVPHFKILVCGGDGTAGWVLDAIEKQKFEAPPPVAILPAGTGNDLARVLSWGGGLGVVEKRGGLFSVLKDVEHAAVTVLDRWKITIKDNQGKLMCSPKFMNNYFGVGCDAKVALDIHNLREENPERFYSQQYDLVSLQFMNKVLYAKEGAKNIMDNMFYYFPWEVKLEIDGSNIEIPQDAEGILVANIRSYMGGVDLWKNEDSVSDTFQPQSMHDKTLEVVSFTGMLHLGRLQVGLSRAQRLAQGHHIKIEITTPMPIQVDGEPWSQEPCTIEVSHHAQAFMLKRVSEEPISHAASIMADILENAENSGTISASQKSALLQEIASRLL; encoded by the exons ATGTACAGGATGGCGCTTCCAAGCTGGAGTGACATTTCGGCCTACCTGTCAGAGTATTGGTCTGTCATAGCTGCTACTGTCATCTTTGCATTGGTAGGTGGCGTGACAATTTATTATACCATCAATCAGTTGAACAAAAACATCAGCTTGAGCTTGATGAAAGCTATCAGAGCTAGGGCAAAGAAGTACAAGAAACTGAAAGACAAGGTCCCTGCCGCTTCCCACATTTGGAGGAAAGAACTTGGCTCTCGCAGTAAAGGTCTGAAATGCTGTGTATGCTTGAAGTCTGTTTCACCGCCACAGTATTTGGGGGGGACTATCCATGAGTGTGATATTTGTGGTGCCACTGCACATCCGAGTTGCTCAGGAAATGCACACAAAGATTGCAAATGCGTTTCTATGGTTGGTCTTGACCATGTCATTCACCAGTGGGCTGTCCAGTGGATTGACACAGCAGATCGATCTGAAGAAGACTCATTCTGTTGCTACTGTGATGAATCTTGCAGTGGAGCTTTTCTCGCAGGGTCTCCAATTTGGTACTGTATGTGGTGTCAACGGATAGTGCATGTTGATTGCCACAACAACTTAGCCAAGGAAACTGGTGATGTCTGTGACTTGGGCCCATTGAAACGGTTGATACTATCACCTCTGTGTCTCAAGGAGCTTCATAGGACAGGTGCAACAGGACTTTTCAGTTCTATCACAAGTGGGGCTAATGAATTGGCTTCCACTGTGCGGGAGACGATTAGGATTCGTAGCAAAATGTACAAAAAAGACATTGGTCCTTCTCAGCCAGAGAGCCCTGGGACTGCTGAGCCACAATCTGACACTGACGGAGACTCAGAAGGatcaaacaccactgctaagagaGATGATCATGTCAATGGTAAACTTCATGAAGTGCATCAAAGCACTGAATCGGAAAAAGATAAACAGTTCATAGCGGATAACGCTACTAGCAGGCCAAATGGCCAGCATGAGATGTCCCATGCCCAGAATAATCAAAAATATGAAATTGTGGACGTGCCTTCTGATTCTAGGCCATTGCTAGTTTTCATTAACAAGAGAAGTGGTGCCCAGAGTGGCGATTCACTGAGACAGCGCCTGCAGATCCTTCTTAATCCTTTACAG GTATTTGAGTTGGGCAAGCATCAAGGACCAGAAGTTGGTTTATCTTTGTTTCGGAAGGTACCTCACTTCAAAATTCTTGTTTGTGGTGGTGATGGCACGGCTGGTTGGGTTTTGGATGCCATTGAGAAACAAAAGTTTGAAGCGCCACCTCCTGTAGCCATCCTTCCAGCTGGTACTGGCAACGATCTTGCGAGGGTTTTGTCTTGGGGTGGTGGTCTTGGTGTTGTTGAAAAGCGGGGAGGTTTATTCTCAGTTTTGAAAGATGTCGAGCATGCGGCAGTTACTGTTCTGGACAGATGGAAGATCACTATAAAGGACAATCAAGGGAAGCTCATGTGTTCACCAAAATTtatgaacaattactttg GGGTTGGTTGTGATGCAAAGGTTGCTCTAGATATCCACAACCTGAGGGAGGAAAACCCTGAACGGTTTTATAGCCAG CAATATGATTTAGTTTCTCTGCAGTTCATGAATAAAGTGCTTTATGCAAAAGAAGGCGCAAAGAATATCATGGATAACATGTTCTATTATTTTCCTTGGGAAGTCAAGCTTGAGATAGATGGATCCAACATTGAAATTCCTCAG GACGCCGAAGGTATCCTTGTGGCCAACATCCGGAGCTACATGGGAGGGGTTGACCTGTGGAAGAATGAGGATAGTGTCTCCGACACTTTCCAACCTCAATCCATGCATGACAAGACGCTGGAAGTAGTTAGCTTCACAGGAATGCTGCATCTTGGAAGGCTGCAG GTAGGGCTTTCTCGCGCGCAAAGGTTGGCTCAAGGGCATCATATAAAGATTGAGATCACTACTCCGATGCCCATCCAAGTCGATGGAGAGCCATGGTCTCAGGAGCCATGCACCATAGAAGTTTCTCATCACGCCCAG GCCTTCATGCTGAAGAGAGTCTCTGAAGAGCCTATAAGCCACGCCGCGTCCATAATGGCCGACATCCTGGAGAACGCCGAGAACAGCGGCACCATCTCGGCCTCGCAGAAGAGTGCTCTGCTTCAGGAGATAGCGTCTAGGCTTTTGTAG
- the LOC123102460 gene encoding diacylglycerol kinase 1 isoform X2 encodes MYRMALPSWSDISAYLSEYWSVIAATVIFALVGGVTIYYTINQLNKNISLSLMKAIRARAKKYKKLKDKVPAASHIWRKELGSRSKGLKCCVCLKSVSPPQYLGGTIHECDICGATAHPSCSGNAHKDCKCVSMVGLDHVIHQWAVQWIDTADRSEEDSFCCYCDESCSGAFLAGSPIWYCMWCQRIVHVDCHNNLAKETGDVCDLGPLKRLILSPLCLKELHRTGATGLFSSITSGANELASTVRETIRIRSKMYKKDIGPSQPESPGTAEPQSDTDGDSEGSNTTAKRDDHVNGKLHEVHQSTESEKDKQFIADNATSRPNGQHEMSHAQNNQKYEIVDVPSDSRPLLVFINKRSGAQSGDSLRQRLQILLNPLQVFELGKHQGPEVGLSLFRKVPHFKILVCGGDGTAGWVLDAIEKQKFEAPPPVAILPAGTGNDLARVLSWGGGLGVVEKRGGLFSVLKDVEHAAVTVLDRWKITIKDNQGKLMCSPKFMNNYFGVGCDAKVALDIHNLREENPERFYSQFMNKVLYAKEGAKNIMDNMFYYFPWEVKLEIDGSNIEIPQDAEGILVANIRSYMGGVDLWKNEDSVSDTFQPQSMHDKTLEVVSFTGMLHLGRLQVGLSRAQRLAQGHHIKIEITTPMPIQVDGEPWSQEPCTIEVSHHAQAFMLKRVSEEPISHAASIMADILENAENSGTISASQKSALLQEIASRLL; translated from the exons ATGTACAGGATGGCGCTTCCAAGCTGGAGTGACATTTCGGCCTACCTGTCAGAGTATTGGTCTGTCATAGCTGCTACTGTCATCTTTGCATTGGTAGGTGGCGTGACAATTTATTATACCATCAATCAGTTGAACAAAAACATCAGCTTGAGCTTGATGAAAGCTATCAGAGCTAGGGCAAAGAAGTACAAGAAACTGAAAGACAAGGTCCCTGCCGCTTCCCACATTTGGAGGAAAGAACTTGGCTCTCGCAGTAAAGGTCTGAAATGCTGTGTATGCTTGAAGTCTGTTTCACCGCCACAGTATTTGGGGGGGACTATCCATGAGTGTGATATTTGTGGTGCCACTGCACATCCGAGTTGCTCAGGAAATGCACACAAAGATTGCAAATGCGTTTCTATGGTTGGTCTTGACCATGTCATTCACCAGTGGGCTGTCCAGTGGATTGACACAGCAGATCGATCTGAAGAAGACTCATTCTGTTGCTACTGTGATGAATCTTGCAGTGGAGCTTTTCTCGCAGGGTCTCCAATTTGGTACTGTATGTGGTGTCAACGGATAGTGCATGTTGATTGCCACAACAACTTAGCCAAGGAAACTGGTGATGTCTGTGACTTGGGCCCATTGAAACGGTTGATACTATCACCTCTGTGTCTCAAGGAGCTTCATAGGACAGGTGCAACAGGACTTTTCAGTTCTATCACAAGTGGGGCTAATGAATTGGCTTCCACTGTGCGGGAGACGATTAGGATTCGTAGCAAAATGTACAAAAAAGACATTGGTCCTTCTCAGCCAGAGAGCCCTGGGACTGCTGAGCCACAATCTGACACTGACGGAGACTCAGAAGGatcaaacaccactgctaagagaGATGATCATGTCAATGGTAAACTTCATGAAGTGCATCAAAGCACTGAATCGGAAAAAGATAAACAGTTCATAGCGGATAACGCTACTAGCAGGCCAAATGGCCAGCATGAGATGTCCCATGCCCAGAATAATCAAAAATATGAAATTGTGGACGTGCCTTCTGATTCTAGGCCATTGCTAGTTTTCATTAACAAGAGAAGTGGTGCCCAGAGTGGCGATTCACTGAGACAGCGCCTGCAGATCCTTCTTAATCCTTTACAG GTATTTGAGTTGGGCAAGCATCAAGGACCAGAAGTTGGTTTATCTTTGTTTCGGAAGGTACCTCACTTCAAAATTCTTGTTTGTGGTGGTGATGGCACGGCTGGTTGGGTTTTGGATGCCATTGAGAAACAAAAGTTTGAAGCGCCACCTCCTGTAGCCATCCTTCCAGCTGGTACTGGCAACGATCTTGCGAGGGTTTTGTCTTGGGGTGGTGGTCTTGGTGTTGTTGAAAAGCGGGGAGGTTTATTCTCAGTTTTGAAAGATGTCGAGCATGCGGCAGTTACTGTTCTGGACAGATGGAAGATCACTATAAAGGACAATCAAGGGAAGCTCATGTGTTCACCAAAATTtatgaacaattactttg GGGTTGGTTGTGATGCAAAGGTTGCTCTAGATATCCACAACCTGAGGGAGGAAAACCCTGAACGGTTTTATAGCCAG TTCATGAATAAAGTGCTTTATGCAAAAGAAGGCGCAAAGAATATCATGGATAACATGTTCTATTATTTTCCTTGGGAAGTCAAGCTTGAGATAGATGGATCCAACATTGAAATTCCTCAG GACGCCGAAGGTATCCTTGTGGCCAACATCCGGAGCTACATGGGAGGGGTTGACCTGTGGAAGAATGAGGATAGTGTCTCCGACACTTTCCAACCTCAATCCATGCATGACAAGACGCTGGAAGTAGTTAGCTTCACAGGAATGCTGCATCTTGGAAGGCTGCAG GTAGGGCTTTCTCGCGCGCAAAGGTTGGCTCAAGGGCATCATATAAAGATTGAGATCACTACTCCGATGCCCATCCAAGTCGATGGAGAGCCATGGTCTCAGGAGCCATGCACCATAGAAGTTTCTCATCACGCCCAG GCCTTCATGCTGAAGAGAGTCTCTGAAGAGCCTATAAGCCACGCCGCGTCCATAATGGCCGACATCCTGGAGAACGCCGAGAACAGCGGCACCATCTCGGCCTCGCAGAAGAGTGCTCTGCTTCAGGAGATAGCGTCTAGGCTTTTGTAG